The Kordia sp. SMS9 genome window below encodes:
- the kynU gene encoding kynureninase, translated as MFQNTLAFAQAQDAKDPLKSYRTKFHIPKDADGNEWLYFCGNSLGLQPKVTQEYIQQELNDWANLGVEGHFDAKNPWMPYHEFLTENMAKIVGAKPIEVVIMNTLTTNLHLLMVSFYQPTKTKYKIVIESDAFPSDRYAVESQLKFHGFDPKEGLLEWTPREGEELLRMEDLETMLEEEGDEIALLMIGGVNYYTGQYFDIKKIAELGHAKGAMVGIDLAHGAGNIQPNLHDSNVDFAAWCTYKYLNSGPGSLAGLFVHEKHAHDKELHRFAGWWGHDKETRFNMRYDFNPIPGAESWQLSNPPILSMAAVKASLDMFNEVGMDALREKSKQLTAYFEYLINEVETDRIKIITPSNPEERGCQLSIQVKNADKSLHQKLLDKHIISDWREPDVIRCAPVPLYNSYEDVFKMVNELKKCL; from the coding sequence ATGTTTCAAAACACACTGGCGTTTGCTCAAGCGCAAGACGCAAAAGATCCTCTAAAAAGCTACCGTACAAAATTTCACATTCCCAAAGATGCTGACGGAAATGAATGGTTGTATTTCTGTGGAAATTCACTTGGATTGCAACCCAAAGTAACACAAGAATACATTCAGCAAGAGCTGAACGATTGGGCAAATTTAGGTGTGGAAGGACATTTTGATGCAAAAAATCCGTGGATGCCCTACCATGAATTTCTCACCGAAAACATGGCGAAAATAGTAGGAGCAAAGCCCATTGAAGTCGTGATCATGAACACGCTTACGACAAATCTACACTTATTGATGGTTTCGTTCTATCAACCGACAAAAACAAAATATAAAATTGTCATCGAAAGTGATGCGTTTCCTTCTGATCGGTATGCGGTAGAATCACAATTAAAATTTCACGGATTCGATCCAAAAGAAGGATTGCTCGAATGGACGCCACGCGAAGGCGAAGAATTGCTCCGTATGGAAGATTTGGAAACGATGCTAGAAGAAGAAGGTGATGAAATTGCATTGTTGATGATTGGCGGTGTGAATTATTACACCGGACAATATTTTGATATTAAAAAAATAGCGGAACTCGGTCATGCCAAAGGCGCGATGGTTGGCATTGATTTGGCGCATGGTGCAGGAAACATTCAACCGAATTTGCACGATTCTAATGTAGATTTTGCCGCTTGGTGTACGTATAAATATTTGAATTCGGGCCCTGGAAGTTTGGCAGGATTGTTTGTGCATGAAAAGCATGCACATGATAAGGAACTCCATCGTTTTGCAGGTTGGTGGGGACACGATAAGGAAACGCGTTTTAATATGCGTTATGACTTTAATCCGATTCCTGGTGCGGAAAGTTGGCAATTGAGCAATCCGCCCATATTGTCAATGGCAGCAGTGAAAGCGTCTCTTGATATGTTCAATGAAGTTGGAATGGACGCTTTGCGCGAAAAATCTAAACAATTAACAGCCTATTTTGAATACTTAATCAATGAGGTTGAAACCGATCGCATCAAAATAATTACACCTTCCAACCCTGAAGAAAGAGGTTGCCAATTGTCGATTCAAGTCAAAAATGCAGACAAATCATTACACCAAAAATTGTTGGACAAACACATCATTTCCGATTGGCGCGAACCCGACGTAATTCGCTGTGCGCCAGTGCCGTTATACAACTCTTATGAAGATGTATTCAAAATGGTGAACGAACTTAAAAAATGCTTGTAA
- a CDS encoding NAD(P)/FAD-dependent oxidoreductase — translation MEKKENILIVGAGLCGSLLALRLGQRGYKVTVMESRPDLRKVDISAGRSINLAFSDRGIRAMNMVGIADKVMPLCIPMHGRLVHDVEGNTFMSNYSGRSDEYINSISRGDLNALLLTEAEEHEAVEITFNKKCTKIDIEENSASFYCYETEKEFEVQADVIIGTDGAGSILRKSYYLERKFLFSYSQNYLNHGYKELSIPPTKTGGFRTEKNALHIWPRGDYMIIALPNLDGSFTVTLFLSYDEGEYNFNNLTTEARVQEFFEAKFPDLVPLIPELTKEYFENPTAPLGTVKCSPWSYKNNTLLMGDAAHAIVPFYGQGMNASFEDVVVLNEVLDQHEGDWEAVFKAYEKTRKKDTDAIADLAIDNYYEMRDHVANPIFMEKRKLEMDLEKNFPEQYFSKYSMVTFNEDIPYSKAMEIGRAQDKALLNMIADDEIDTTEDLHEILKKVQQETNEILEEDSVAKTMRH, via the coding sequence ATGGAAAAGAAAGAAAATATATTGATTGTTGGCGCAGGTTTGTGCGGTTCTTTACTAGCGTTGCGCTTAGGACAACGCGGCTATAAAGTAACGGTCATGGAAAGTCGTCCCGATTTACGAAAAGTAGATATTTCTGCGGGAAGATCGATTAACTTAGCCTTTTCTGATCGTGGAATCAGAGCCATGAATATGGTGGGAATTGCCGATAAAGTGATGCCGTTATGCATTCCAATGCATGGACGATTGGTGCATGATGTGGAAGGAAATACTTTTATGTCAAACTACTCCGGACGCAGCGATGAATACATCAATTCCATTTCACGTGGCGACTTGAACGCGTTGTTACTCACAGAGGCAGAAGAACATGAAGCCGTAGAGATCACCTTCAATAAAAAATGTACGAAAATAGATATTGAGGAAAATAGTGCAAGTTTCTACTGTTACGAAACCGAGAAAGAATTTGAGGTACAAGCCGATGTCATAATCGGAACGGATGGCGCAGGTTCTATTTTGCGCAAAAGTTATTACCTGGAGCGTAAATTTTTATTTAGCTACTCGCAGAATTACCTCAATCACGGTTACAAAGAATTGAGTATTCCACCAACGAAAACAGGCGGATTTCGCACCGAAAAAAATGCGTTGCATATATGGCCACGCGGCGATTATATGATTATTGCCTTGCCGAATTTGGACGGAAGTTTTACGGTCACTTTATTTTTATCGTATGATGAAGGCGAATATAATTTCAACAATTTAACAACAGAAGCACGTGTACAAGAATTCTTTGAAGCGAAATTTCCAGATTTAGTTCCGTTGATTCCGGAGTTGACCAAAGAATACTTTGAAAATCCGACAGCACCATTAGGAACGGTAAAATGTTCGCCGTGGTCGTATAAAAACAACACCTTGTTAATGGGCGATGCAGCACATGCGATTGTTCCGTTTTATGGACAAGGAATGAATGCTTCGTTTGAAGATGTTGTGGTGCTAAATGAAGTGTTAGATCAGCATGAAGGCGATTGGGAAGCGGTTTTCAAAGCATACGAAAAAACACGTAAAAAAGATACGGATGCTATTGCCGATTTAGCGATTGATAATTATTACGAAATGCGCGATCATGTGGCAAATCCGATCTTTATGGAAAAGCGCAAGTTGGAAATGGATTTGGAAAAAAACTTCCCAGAGCAGTATTTCTCTAAATATTCGATGGTTACGTTCAATGAAGACATTCCATATAGCAAAGCCATGGAAATCGGTCGCGCACAAGACAAAGCGTTGTTAAACATGATTGCCGATGATGAAATTGATACCACAGAAGATTTACACGAAATTCTCAAAAAAGTTCAGCAAGAAACCAACGAAATTTTAGAGGAAGATAGTGTAGCGAAGACGATGCGGCATTAA
- a CDS encoding YgcG family protein, with the protein MNYKSLLLALLMVLCFSCEATHKMHSKSFIGKHAAKVDFPMLVGTINDYDNILSETQEANLLDLIQKHKVKTGDEIVIVTLTSIQDYSGLVEYSLDLANHWSIGQGDKDNGVLIALYMKDRRIWIQNGIGVMHKLTDEEALEIINQVIVPEFKKNDFYTGFEKGIQEIIKELKES; encoded by the coding sequence ATGAACTACAAAAGCCTACTGCTTGCCCTGCTGATGGTGCTTTGTTTTAGCTGCGAAGCCACGCATAAAATGCACTCTAAGTCATTTATTGGCAAACACGCTGCTAAAGTTGATTTTCCCATGCTTGTAGGAACTATTAATGATTATGACAACATTCTTTCTGAAACGCAAGAAGCGAATTTACTCGATTTAATACAAAAACATAAAGTAAAAACTGGTGACGAAATTGTAATTGTGACCTTAACCTCAATTCAAGATTATTCAGGCTTGGTAGAATATTCGTTAGACTTAGCAAATCATTGGAGCATTGGACAAGGAGATAAAGATAATGGTGTTTTAATTGCGTTGTACATGAAAGATCGCCGTATATGGATTCAAAACGGTATAGGTGTGATGCACAAACTCACGGATGAAGAAGCGTTAGAAATCATCAACCAAGTGATTGTGCCTGAATTCAAGAAAAATGATTTCTACACAGGTTTTGAAAAAGGAATTCAAGAGATTATTAAAGAATTGAAAGAGTCGTGA
- a CDS encoding DUF6175 family protein, translating into MKKYILIVLLTFIGINLEAYAQTKVTQVQPSIMVIPWVKEGQDIRTILEDDFNKRIAIAKVKEAFDNRGFTTYDFTQKLKQALNETAVKSDEKNDLKSRMIRLSTADIIVEVEVFVQKSSGGNSVKLIMEGKDSYTAQSLVTKTGESGKFYTDDIAKLSQKAVESCVEEFLNTMNDKFGQIVENGRSVRINIGFHEDSEYNMDSEIGDDADLLSDLLEDWLDENAHNNNFHIQGMTELSLIVDDFRIPLKDPKTGRNYRATKVSSKLRKFIKNKLGLAVKQGKRSAAEINIIIQ; encoded by the coding sequence ATGAAAAAATATATTTTAATAGTGCTCTTAACTTTCATTGGAATCAATTTAGAAGCCTATGCACAAACGAAAGTGACACAAGTACAACCGTCAATTATGGTGATTCCTTGGGTAAAAGAAGGACAAGATATTCGCACCATTTTAGAAGATGATTTCAACAAACGAATTGCCATTGCAAAAGTAAAAGAAGCGTTTGACAATCGTGGTTTTACTACGTATGACTTTACCCAAAAATTAAAACAAGCGTTGAATGAAACCGCTGTAAAATCGGATGAAAAAAATGATTTAAAATCTCGAATGATTCGACTGTCTACCGCAGATATTATTGTGGAAGTAGAAGTGTTTGTGCAAAAGTCGTCAGGTGGAAACTCCGTGAAACTCATCATGGAAGGAAAAGATTCGTACACCGCACAATCATTGGTCACTAAAACAGGAGAGTCAGGAAAGTTTTACACAGATGATATTGCCAAATTATCGCAAAAAGCTGTAGAAAGTTGTGTGGAAGAATTTTTAAATACCATGAATGATAAGTTTGGGCAAATTGTAGAAAACGGTCGCTCTGTTCGTATTAATATTGGATTTCATGAAGATTCTGAATACAACATGGATTCTGAAATAGGTGACGATGCTGATTTACTTTCCGATCTTTTAGAAGACTGGTTAGATGAAAATGCTCATAATAATAACTTTCATATTCAAGGAATGACAGAACTCTCTTTGATTGTTGACGATTTTCGAATTCCACTAAAAGATCCTAAAACTGGAAGAAATTATAGAGCAACAAAGGTTTCTAGCAAGTTGCGAAAGTTTATCAAAAACAAACTTGGTTTGGCAGTAAAACAAGGGAAAAGAAGTGCTGCCGAAATTAACATTATAATTCAATAA
- a CDS encoding O-methyltransferase — translation MHFISEALDEYVVAHSENEPDLLKALTRETYQKVLQPRMLSGHYQGRVLSMLSKLIAPKTILEIGTYTGYSALCLAEGMNADGELHTIDINEELHDFQRKYFDASAFGDRIHQYTGDALEIIPALETTFDLVFIDADKPNYPAYFHAIIDKMNSGGVILSDNVLWSGKVIEPLQNHDISTKALLAYNALLKEDARVETVLLPIRDGLTISRVL, via the coding sequence ATGCATTTTATTTCCGAAGCTTTAGACGAATATGTAGTTGCACATTCTGAAAACGAACCTGATTTATTGAAAGCCTTGACACGCGAAACCTATCAAAAAGTATTGCAACCGCGTATGTTGAGCGGACATTATCAAGGAAGAGTGTTGAGTATGCTGTCTAAATTAATCGCACCAAAAACCATTTTGGAGATTGGAACGTATACAGGATATTCCGCATTGTGTTTGGCAGAAGGTATGAACGCTGATGGCGAATTGCACACAATTGACATCAACGAAGAGTTGCACGATTTTCAACGCAAATATTTTGATGCTTCTGCTTTTGGTGACCGAATTCATCAGTATACAGGAGATGCTTTAGAGATTATTCCAGCCTTAGAAACTACGTTCGATTTGGTTTTTATTGATGCAGACAAGCCGAATTATCCAGCCTATTTTCACGCGATTATTGACAAGATGAATTCAGGTGGTGTGATTTTGTCTGACAATGTGTTGTGGAGCGGTAAAGTGATTGAGCCTTTACAGAACCATGATATTTCTACAAAAGCTTTATTAGCCTATAATGCACTTTTAAAAGAAGATGCACGCGTAGAAACTGTGTTGTTACCAATACGAGATGGACTAACGATTAGTAGGGTTTTGTAG
- a CDS encoding efflux RND transporter periplasmic adaptor subunit — translation MKFLKFTLITIITLFFFTSCEEKKEEKKVVLKPVKYITVGDISTQKIRTFSGKAKAGDAINLSFRSNGVITKVNHWKGAKVKKGAIIAKLDNVEANLAYQQSVSAMKSAQSSMNTAKSNLNRVKSLYEKGSNSLSDYEQARNSYQTALDQFENAKQSKNIQATQLSYGIIKAPKDGIIANTDGGVGERVSSGHVFAVLNAGKEIKIEVGLPENIVNRVKLDMKTKLEFPAIEGHIFDGTVTELSPTINEESSTYNTVVFIDKPIAEIKAGMAAKVTFDFTDSSRQKSNSIIIPVKAVGEDGKGRFVFLIQSKDDTKGTIKKQHVELGELTADGFIIKNGLTAGDKIATAGLQTLLDGQEVRLKQ, via the coding sequence ATGAAGTTTTTAAAGTTTACCCTAATTACAATCATCACATTATTTTTCTTTACATCGTGTGAAGAAAAAAAAGAAGAAAAAAAAGTGGTTTTAAAACCCGTTAAATATATAACTGTTGGCGATATAAGCACACAAAAAATAAGAACCTTTAGTGGGAAGGCTAAAGCTGGTGATGCCATTAATTTGAGTTTTAGAAGTAATGGAGTTATTACCAAAGTAAATCACTGGAAAGGAGCCAAAGTTAAAAAAGGTGCTATTATTGCAAAGCTTGACAATGTTGAAGCCAATTTAGCATATCAGCAAAGTGTATCTGCAATGAAAAGCGCACAATCTTCGATGAATACAGCGAAATCAAACCTAAACCGTGTGAAGTCTTTATATGAAAAAGGAAGCAACTCACTAAGTGATTATGAGCAAGCTAGAAACTCATATCAAACTGCGCTAGATCAATTTGAAAATGCAAAACAAAGTAAAAACATTCAAGCTACTCAATTAAGTTATGGTATTATAAAAGCTCCTAAAGATGGTATCATAGCCAATACTGACGGAGGTGTTGGAGAACGCGTTTCATCTGGACATGTGTTTGCCGTTTTAAATGCTGGAAAAGAAATAAAAATTGAAGTAGGTCTTCCTGAAAATATCGTCAATCGTGTAAAACTCGATATGAAAACAAAATTAGAGTTTCCTGCAATCGAAGGGCATATATTTGATGGAACTGTAACGGAACTTTCTCCAACAATAAATGAAGAATCTTCAACCTACAATACTGTTGTTTTTATTGACAAGCCTATAGCTGAAATAAAAGCAGGTATGGCTGCGAAAGTGACCTTTGATTTTACAGATTCCTCTAGACAAAAAAGTAATTCAATCATCATTCCTGTAAAAGCCGTTGGTGAAGATGGAAAAGGGCGATTTGTTTTCTTAATTCAAAGTAAAGATGATACCAAAGGAACCATAAAAAAGCAGCATGTAGAGTTAGGCGAACTTACCGCAGACGGATTTATCATAAAAAATGGATTGACAGCTGGCGACAAAATAGCCACAGCGGGTTTACAAACCTTATTAGACGGACAAGAAGTAAGATTAAAACAATAA
- a CDS encoding CsgG/HfaB family protein translates to MKKKTLFLLILFITTTALAQKKTVAISTFEAASDVEISAKYIKAIEDKVKAAIKNTNRFKIVDRANYRKLLDEREFQKKEEFIDGKVTSESAFEGAEQIVTGNISQVSITKRTSKESFSYKCNISFSLEVIDIATGKVIASEMIQPKQTFLGNVVSTYDTKTPEKAFFNSLKGTQKAIDKFVAENFPVTTQIIEITKATSSKAKTLLLNTGNMNGAKEKQAFKVVELVSMNVNGKEIIRKKEIGTVRITNVEGDEISEAKVIKGGNVILERFNAGAKIECYSKN, encoded by the coding sequence ATGAAAAAAAAAACCCTTTTTCTACTGATATTGTTCATCACAACTACGGCTTTGGCACAAAAAAAGACAGTCGCCATCTCCACATTTGAAGCTGCTAGTGATGTAGAAATCTCTGCTAAATATATCAAAGCAATTGAAGATAAAGTAAAAGCAGCTATTAAGAACACCAATCGCTTTAAAATTGTAGATCGAGCTAATTATAGAAAACTCTTAGACGAGCGAGAGTTTCAGAAGAAAGAAGAATTTATTGATGGTAAAGTGACTTCTGAAAGTGCTTTTGAAGGAGCAGAGCAAATTGTAACGGGAAACATCAGTCAAGTGAGCATTACAAAAAGAACCTCCAAAGAATCTTTTTCATATAAATGTAATATCTCTTTTTCGTTAGAGGTTATTGATATCGCAACAGGAAAAGTGATTGCCAGTGAAATGATTCAACCCAAACAAACGTTTCTTGGAAATGTAGTAAGTACGTATGATACGAAAACTCCCGAAAAAGCTTTTTTTAATTCTTTAAAAGGAACACAAAAAGCGATTGATAAGTTTGTTGCGGAAAATTTCCCCGTGACTACTCAAATTATAGAAATTACCAAAGCTACTTCCAGCAAAGCTAAAACGTTATTGCTAAATACAGGAAATATGAATGGTGCTAAAGAAAAGCAAGCATTCAAAGTTGTTGAACTCGTTTCAATGAACGTGAATGGAAAAGAAATTATCAGAAAAAAAGAGATTGGTACTGTGAGAATCACGAATGTGGAAGGTGATGAAATTTCAGAGGCAAAAGTCATTAAAGGTGGCAATGTCATTTTAGAAAGATTTAACGCGGGCGCAAAAATTGAATGCTACTCAAAAAATTAA
- a CDS encoding YgcG family protein: protein MNYKYLLICCLLLLGISCNQQKESFPYADTTYTSSVFPKPVGFINDFDSIFSEDEETKLRKLVKIHEAATTNQIAVVTINDLKAYDNIEKYSLDLANYWGVGQKDKNNGVLIAIHKPGRKLWIQNGDGLVDKLTDAETSYIIQSKIIPEFKRNDYFKGVYRGIEAIIKEVNKVEND from the coding sequence ATGAACTATAAATATCTTCTTATCTGTTGTCTCTTATTGCTTGGAATTTCATGTAACCAACAAAAGGAATCGTTTCCATATGCTGATACAACCTATACAAGTTCCGTTTTCCCAAAACCTGTAGGCTTTATCAATGATTTTGATAGTATTTTTTCAGAAGATGAAGAAACTAAGTTGCGTAAATTGGTCAAAATTCATGAGGCGGCAACCACCAATCAAATTGCTGTAGTAACGATTAATGATTTGAAAGCATACGATAATATTGAAAAGTATTCGTTAGACTTGGCAAATTATTGGGGCGTTGGACAAAAAGATAAAAACAATGGGGTCTTGATCGCAATTCACAAACCAGGAAGAAAACTTTGGATTCAAAATGGTGATGGTCTCGTTGATAAACTGACAGATGCTGAAACCAGCTATATCATACAATCGAAAATCATTCCTGAGTTTAAAAGAAATGACTATTTTAAAGGTGTGTACAGAGGTATTGAAGCTATTATTAAGGAAGTGAACAAAGTAGAGAACGACTAA
- a CDS encoding TolC family protein — protein sequence MKKITSLLFLLLVSQLIFCQTLTIGLLTDTDSPEVQPLLKQLKTEIRAVLGQSKTVIFKDVLQNNYNLETATSNYQQLVASDADIILSFGVFDNIVLSKQKSYPKPVIVFGAINSDFIDLKENQKTSGINNITYIIAPLSYKKDLDTFETLYDYKNIGIAIDEYLIGILPLKELFDPYFASKNKQYRLIPLSKNGFKASDLEGIDAVYIAGGFQFSDAEFKKLADQINAKKLPSFSENRVRDVELGILATNQPETNIDLFFRRIALNIEEISNGTNASELPLLLEYKNKLSINYNTAKQIDFPIRYSMLASADFIGDMMQRENANSLSILNIMNGVIDKNLSLSSSKKGIELTEQDVKTAKSGYLPNVTASVNGLYLDPRVAEISNGTNPEFSTSGNVVLEQLVYSESATANIDIQKELVKAQQATYNATELDALLNASVAYFNALILKTNAAVQNQNLQLTKRNLEIAEQNFEAGASGKSDVLRFRSQLAQNTQNLIDASNQLRQSFNTINQLMNVPINTEIDIQDAELSTGIFENYRYKDLLEVLDNPKLQPALIEFLVVEAKKNAPELKNINYNLNVTKRTYKLNDTGRFIPTVALQGQYSLAISQSGKGTTVPTGFPTAPDGTYNVGLNVSLPIFNQNQRNINRQTAKIQEEQLGFEKENIELNIEKNVTDIVIDLVGQIANIEISKVSEDNAKESLALFQNSYKEGAIPVIQLIDAQNNYLQAKLARATANYNYLLTAMQLERAIGYFFLVHTESENQEFIQRINQYILSKN from the coding sequence ATGAAAAAAATAACCTCTCTATTATTCTTACTTCTTGTCAGTCAACTTATTTTTTGTCAAACACTTACAATTGGTTTGTTAACTGATACTGACTCACCCGAAGTACAACCACTTTTAAAACAATTGAAAACAGAAATTAGAGCTGTGCTTGGACAAAGCAAAACTGTAATTTTTAAAGATGTACTTCAAAACAATTACAATTTAGAAACTGCAACATCAAATTATCAACAATTGGTGGCTAGTGATGCAGATATCATCTTATCTTTTGGTGTATTTGACAACATTGTATTGAGTAAGCAAAAAAGCTACCCAAAGCCTGTTATTGTTTTTGGCGCAATAAATTCAGATTTCATCGATTTAAAAGAAAATCAAAAAACTTCTGGAATTAACAATATTACCTATATCATTGCGCCTTTGTCTTATAAAAAAGATTTAGATACGTTTGAAACCTTATATGATTATAAAAATATCGGAATTGCTATTGACGAATATTTAATCGGTATTTTACCACTGAAAGAACTGTTTGATCCTTATTTTGCTTCAAAAAACAAACAATATCGCTTAATTCCGTTATCTAAAAACGGTTTTAAAGCTTCGGATTTAGAAGGAATTGACGCTGTATATATTGCTGGCGGATTTCAATTTAGTGATGCCGAATTTAAAAAATTAGCCGATCAAATCAACGCAAAAAAACTACCTTCTTTCTCAGAAAATAGAGTTCGTGATGTTGAATTGGGCATTCTAGCAACCAATCAACCTGAAACAAATATTGATTTATTTTTTAGACGTATTGCATTGAATATTGAAGAAATTAGTAATGGCACAAATGCTTCCGAGTTACCACTACTGTTAGAATATAAAAACAAATTATCTATCAACTATAATACCGCAAAACAAATCGATTTCCCTATTCGGTATAGTATGTTAGCTTCTGCTGATTTTATTGGAGATATGATGCAAAGAGAGAATGCAAACTCATTATCAATTTTAAATATAATGAATGGTGTTATCGATAAAAATCTAAGTCTTTCTTCTAGTAAAAAAGGAATAGAACTTACCGAACAAGACGTAAAAACAGCCAAAAGTGGATATCTTCCAAATGTAACTGCTAGTGTAAATGGTCTATATTTAGATCCAAGAGTTGCTGAAATTTCCAATGGAACCAATCCAGAATTTTCAACCTCTGGAAATGTTGTATTAGAACAATTAGTATATTCTGAAAGTGCTACCGCTAATATTGATATTCAAAAAGAATTAGTAAAAGCACAGCAAGCTACATACAACGCAACAGAATTAGATGCTTTATTAAATGCTTCTGTTGCCTACTTTAATGCATTAATTTTAAAAACAAATGCTGCAGTTCAAAATCAAAATTTACAACTCACAAAACGTAATTTAGAAATTGCAGAACAAAATTTTGAAGCTGGAGCTTCTGGAAAATCTGATGTATTACGCTTCAGAAGTCAACTTGCACAAAATACACAAAACCTAATTGATGCTTCTAACCAACTTCGTCAAAGCTTTAATACAATTAATCAATTGATGAATGTTCCCATCAATACCGAAATTGATATCCAAGATGCTGAACTTTCTACTGGCATTTTTGAAAACTACCGATATAAAGATTTGTTGGAAGTGCTGGACAATCCTAAATTACAACCTGCATTGATTGAGTTTTTGGTAGTAGAAGCTAAAAAGAATGCTCCCGAATTAAAAAATATAAACTATAATTTAAACGTTACTAAACGTACGTACAAGTTAAATGATACAGGTCGTTTTATTCCTACAGTAGCACTGCAAGGACAATATAGCTTAGCCATTTCTCAATCAGGAAAAGGCACTACAGTTCCTACGGGATTTCCAACAGCACCAGATGGTACATATAATGTTGGTTTAAATGTTTCATTGCCTATATTTAATCAGAATCAACGAAACATCAATCGTCAAACTGCTAAAATTCAAGAAGAACAATTGGGCTTTGAAAAGGAAAACATTGAATTAAATATCGAAAAAAATGTAACGGACATCGTCATTGATTTGGTAGGTCAAATTGCAAATATTGAAATATCAAAAGTTTCTGAAGATAATGCGAAAGAAAGCTTAGCACTTTTTCAAAATTCGTACAAAGAAGGTGCAATTCCAGTTATACAACTTATTGATGCGCAAAATAATTATCTGCAAGCAAAACTAGCTAGAGCGACTGCTAATTATAATTATCTACTAACTGCGATGCAATTAGAACGTGCTATTGGATATTTTTTCTTAGTACACACAGAATCAGAGAATCAAGAATTTATACAAAGAATTAATCAATATATATTGAGCAAAAACTAA
- a CDS encoding thioredoxin family protein, producing MKFFTTLVFSVFLLCNLHAQKEGKHVKTDSHNLRWYLDYQKAKKVSTELEKPMLLFFTGSDWCGACIELEKNYFSKSAFIKLAEKFVLVELDFPRNEKILRKDYIDDYMMLRKKYNAKGFPTVILLDDLGNVIGRVSGYRGKNTKRIYTNLIKAALEAIL from the coding sequence ATGAAATTTTTTACTACACTTGTTTTTTCTGTGTTTCTACTGTGTAATTTGCATGCGCAAAAAGAAGGAAAACATGTAAAAACTGATAGCCATAACTTGCGTTGGTATTTGGATTATCAAAAAGCAAAAAAAGTAAGTACAGAACTCGAAAAGCCCATGTTGCTGTTTTTCACAGGTTCTGATTGGTGTGGCGCATGTATTGAATTGGAAAAAAATTATTTTTCTAAAAGTGCCTTTATCAAACTTGCAGAAAAGTTTGTGTTGGTAGAACTGGATTTTCCGCGAAATGAAAAAATCCTTCGAAAAGACTATATTGATGATTATATGATGCTTCGCAAGAAATACAACGCAAAAGGATTTCCCACAGTCATCCTATTAGACGATTTAGGAAATGTTATTGGACGAGTTTCTGGCTACCGCGGAAAAAACACCAAAAGAATTTATACAAACCTCATAAAAGCTGCGTTAGAAGCAATATTATAA
- a CDS encoding carboxypeptidase-like regulatory domain-containing protein encodes MINCKSKNIACALAAVPAHLQTKSQSILDISKNLVFADTTVATISGKIYGESIYSDEPFQQEDILPFTNITLTNTETKEVLGITTDLDGAYNLSVPTATYQFQISFIGYNIVTIENLQLGTGEILNLSAQLGLGIDEEEFIIINHQDTKELVRKTN; translated from the coding sequence ATGATTAATTGCAAAAGCAAGAATATAGCTTGCGCCTTAGCAGCAGTCCCTGCACATCTCCAAACAAAAAGTCAAAGCATCCTTGATATCAGTAAAAACCTAGTTTTTGCTGATACAACAGTCGCAACCATTTCTGGAAAAATTTATGGAGAATCTATATATAGTGATGAACCGTTTCAACAAGAAGACATCTTACCATTTACTAATATTACATTAACTAATACAGAAACAAAAGAAGTTCTAGGAATAACCACCGATTTGGATGGAGCATACAACCTTTCAGTGCCAACAGCAACGTATCAATTTCAAATAAGTTTTATTGGCTATAATATTGTTACAATAGAGAATCTCCAATTAGGAACAGGAGAAATCCTAAACCTATCCGCACAACTAGGACTCGGAATTGATGAGGAAGAGTTTATCATTATCAATCATCAAGACACAAAAGAACTCGTTCGAAAAACGAATTAA